Proteins encoded in a region of the Strix uralensis isolate ZFMK-TIS-50842 chromosome Z, bStrUra1, whole genome shotgun sequence genome:
- the LOC141937749 gene encoding glutaredoxin-1-like, whose protein sequence is MAEAFVKSKLRDDKVTLFVKDGCPYCRNAMEMLKQYNFRPECLQVCDITGMQSVQEYFRQTTGQNTVCVFIGRHCIGGFFELQNFRYRLPCMLQQIGALHSL, encoded by the exons ATGGCTGAAGCATTCGTGAAGAGCAAACTCCGGGATGACAAAGTAACCCTGTTCGTGAAGGACGGCTGCCCTTACTGCAGGAACGCCATGGAGATGCTCAAGCAGTACAACTTCAGGCCCGAGTGCCTGCAGGTGTGTGACATCACTGGAATGCAGAGCGTCCAGGAATACTTCCGACAAACAACTGGGCAGAACACG GTTTGCGTGTTCATCGGGAGACACTGCATCGGAGGATTTTTCGAACTGCAGAACTTTCGCTACAGGCTGCCCTGTATGCTGCAGCAGATCGGGGCCCTGCACA GCCTGTGA